A DNA window from Anaerolineae bacterium contains the following coding sequences:
- a CDS encoding aminotransferase class V-fold PLP-dependent enzyme — protein MDVYAELGIVPLINAAGTLTRLSGSLMPPEVVEAMAAAARSFVDMDELHLAAGRRIAELIGVEAAHVCNGAAAGIALMAAACMAGSDRAKIAQLPDTTGMRHHFVIQRAHRNPFDQALRQAGGVFVEVGPGAAELDDALGNHVAAVYYTLSWFCFGEALPLPDAARIAHDSGVPLILDAAAQVPPVTNLSQFVELGADLVTFSGGKAIRGPQGSGLILGRADLVEACRLNDNPHMGIGRPMKASKEDIVGLVKAVELYVTKDHAQEAEVWERRVNYVVNALSDLDHVKVARRTPYGIGQQVPLAAISWNVEAIGLNYAEAARQLLEGSPRIAVRVVTPDNYAFAGFTQGEIRVYADNLQDGEEVVVARRLREVLTRRAQGT, from the coding sequence ATGGACGTGTACGCAGAACTGGGGATAGTGCCTCTCATCAACGCTGCCGGCACCCTTACGCGCTTGAGTGGGTCCTTGATGCCGCCCGAAGTGGTGGAGGCCATGGCCGCAGCGGCTCGCAGCTTCGTCGACATGGATGAACTGCACCTGGCAGCCGGCCGTCGAATCGCTGAGCTGATCGGCGTCGAGGCGGCTCACGTCTGCAACGGTGCGGCGGCGGGCATTGCCCTGATGGCCGCCGCCTGCATGGCCGGGAGCGATCGGGCCAAGATCGCTCAACTGCCGGATACCACCGGCATGAGGCACCACTTCGTCATCCAGCGGGCCCATCGTAACCCGTTCGACCAAGCCCTGCGCCAGGCCGGGGGCGTTTTCGTCGAGGTGGGCCCCGGAGCCGCCGAGCTGGACGACGCACTGGGCAACCACGTGGCCGCCGTCTACTACACCTTGTCATGGTTCTGCTTCGGCGAGGCCCTTCCCCTACCGGATGCGGCCCGTATCGCTCACGATTCCGGAGTGCCTCTCATTCTGGACGCAGCGGCGCAGGTGCCCCCGGTCACCAACCTATCCCAGTTCGTTGAGTTGGGTGCCGACTTGGTCACCTTCAGCGGCGGCAAAGCTATCCGCGGCCCTCAAGGCAGCGGGCTCATCCTGGGCCGAGCCGATCTAGTGGAGGCTTGCCGCCTGAACGACAACCCCCACATGGGCATCGGACGCCCCATGAAGGCAAGCAAGGAGGACATCGTCGGCCTGGTGAAGGCGGTGGAACTGTACGTCACCAAGGACCATGCGCAGGAAGCCGAAGTGTGGGAACGGCGGGTCAACTACGTGGTCAATGCCCTGTCCGACCTGGACCACGTGAAGGTGGCCCGCCGCACCCCGTACGGCATCGGGCAGCAGGTGCCCCTGGCAGCCATCAGCTGGAACGTGGAAGCGATCGGCCTGAACTACGCCGAGGCGGCTCGGCAGCTACTGGAAGGAAGCCCTCGCATCGCCGTGCGGGTAGTGACGCCCGACAACTACGCTTTCGCCGGCTTCACCCAGGGCGAGATCCGCGTCTACGCCGATAACCTCCAGGACGGAGAAGAGGTTGTCGTCGCCCGCCGCCTGCGCGAGGTGCTGACGAGGAGGGCTCAGGGAACCTAG
- a CDS encoding ABC transporter ATP-binding protein gives MNSPSIECRNLSRTFGTVRALDGLSLEVPSGRIFGFLGPNGAGKTTTIRLLLGLLEPTAGEATVLGYDVRTQADQIRLRTGALLQNPGLYERLTAEDNLEFFARIWHLSAAERRERIRELLTHVGLWERRRDLVSSWSGGMKQKLAVARALLHRPSLVFLDEPTGGLDPVAASALREDLSQLAEREGVTVFLTTHNLAEAEKLCHRVAVIKDGRLVAVGSPEELRSRRAAPRVEIIGRGFGEEVVSALRQRPEVVSVRVREGRLEVEVQEGAASAPLVSQVVAAGGEVEEVVRPRASLEEVFLTLMEEERAD, from the coding sequence ATGAACTCTCCGTCCATCGAGTGTAGGAACCTGTCTCGGACCTTCGGCACCGTGCGCGCCCTCGACGGGCTCTCACTCGAAGTACCTTCGGGCCGCATCTTCGGCTTCCTGGGCCCCAACGGCGCCGGCAAGACCACCACCATCCGCCTGCTCCTCGGTCTGCTGGAACCCACGGCCGGGGAGGCTACTGTCCTCGGGTACGACGTCCGCACTCAGGCAGACCAGATCCGCCTGCGAACCGGGGCGCTGCTGCAGAACCCCGGGCTGTACGAGAGGCTCACGGCGGAGGACAACCTGGAGTTCTTCGCCCGCATCTGGCACCTGTCAGCCGCCGAGCGGCGCGAGCGCATCCGGGAGCTCCTCACCCACGTGGGCCTGTGGGAGCGCCGCCGCGACCTCGTCTCCTCCTGGAGCGGAGGCATGAAGCAGAAGCTGGCGGTGGCGCGTGCCCTGCTCCACCGTCCCTCGCTGGTCTTCCTGGACGAGCCCACCGGCGGGCTGGACCCGGTGGCGGCATCGGCCTTGAGGGAAGACCTGAGCCAGCTGGCCGAGAGGGAGGGCGTCACCGTCTTTCTCACCACCCACAACCTGGCCGAGGCGGAGAAGCTATGCCATCGGGTGGCTGTAATCAAGGACGGCCGCCTGGTGGCAGTGGGCTCCCCGGAGGAGCTGCGGAGCCGTCGCGCCGCGCCGCGAGTGGAGATCATCGGGCGCGGCTTCGGCGAGGAGGTGGTGTCGGCCCTGCGTCAGCGGCCGGAAGTGGTCTCCGTCCGGGTTCGGGAAGGGAGGCTAGAGGTCGAGGTCCAGGAGGGGGCCGCCTCAGCGCCGCTGGTCAGCCAGGTGGTGGCCGCCGGGGGCGAGGTGGAGGAGGTGGTGAGGCCGCGGGCCAGCCTGGAGGAGGTGTTCCTGACCCTCATGGAGGAAGAGCGTGCTGACTGA
- a CDS encoding 2,4-dihydroxyhept-2-ene-1,7-dioic acid aldolase has protein sequence MRPNRLRQLLDQDRPSIGTHVQITWPAVVEIIGQTGMYDYVELVGEYAPYDLYSLENFGRAVDLFDDFSAMFKVDQEPRAYLAQRAMGCGIQNLLFADVRSAEDARQCVRIVRAETPETGGIHGASMRRSVGYLLEPGSPAFVKSTVDAVVALMIEKKGAMDELEAILAVKGVDMVQFGPTDYSMSIGRPGQGSSPEVWEAQVRMIKKALEMGVAPRAEIGSVEQAKRFLDLGVKHFCIGTDLVILSQWWKKSGDDLRKLVETA, from the coding sequence ATGAGACCCAACCGCCTGCGCCAACTCCTGGACCAGGACAGGCCCAGCATCGGCACCCACGTTCAGATCACCTGGCCGGCCGTGGTGGAGATCATCGGCCAGACTGGCATGTACGACTACGTGGAACTGGTGGGCGAGTACGCGCCCTATGACCTCTACTCCCTCGAGAACTTCGGCCGCGCCGTAGACCTGTTCGACGACTTCAGCGCCATGTTCAAGGTGGATCAGGAGCCGCGTGCCTACCTGGCTCAGCGGGCCATGGGCTGCGGCATCCAGAACCTGCTCTTCGCCGACGTCCGGTCGGCCGAGGATGCCCGCCAGTGCGTCCGCATCGTCCGCGCCGAAACACCGGAGACCGGCGGCATCCACGGCGCCAGCATGCGCCGCTCGGTGGGCTACCTGCTAGAACCGGGCTCCCCTGCCTTCGTCAAGTCCACGGTGGATGCCGTGGTGGCTCTGATGATCGAGAAGAAGGGGGCCATGGATGAGCTGGAGGCGATCCTGGCGGTCAAGGGCGTGGACATGGTCCAGTTCGGCCCGACCGACTACTCCATGAGCATCGGCAGGCCCGGGCAGGGATCGTCTCCTGAGGTATGGGAGGCCCAGGTCCGCATGATCAAGAAGGCGCTCGAGATGGGCGTAGCGCCTCGGGCGGAGATCGGTTCGGTGGAGCAGGCCAAGCGTTTCCTGGACCTGGGCGTCAAGCACTTCTGCATCGGCACCGACCTGGTCATCCTGTCGCAGTGGTGGAAGAAGAGCGGCGACGACCTCCGCAAGCTGGTCGAGACTGCCTGA
- a CDS encoding Rrf2 family transcriptional regulator, whose protein sequence is MRLSTKARYAVRAMVDLALHGTEGTVTRDEIAERQGISPLYLSHILLRLGRADLVTSSKGPGGGYQLARRPAEILIGDVVRGVGEPLDLVACVARGRANCPRIDACAAHLLWKRLSEVVRDTLDSVTLEELTEQARECAALAGEGPE, encoded by the coding sequence ATGCGGCTTTCGACAAAGGCCCGATATGCAGTGCGCGCCATGGTTGACCTGGCGCTCCACGGCACCGAGGGCACGGTGACCAGGGACGAGATCGCCGAGAGGCAGGGCATATCGCCCCTGTATCTGTCGCACATCTTGCTGCGGCTGGGCAGAGCCGACTTAGTGACAAGCTCCAAGGGGCCAGGCGGCGGCTATCAGCTGGCCAGGCGTCCTGCCGAAATCCTCATCGGTGATGTGGTGCGCGGGGTGGGGGAGCCTCTGGACCTGGTCGCGTGCGTCGCCAGGGGCAGGGCGAACTGCCCGCGGATAGACGCCTGTGCCGCACATCTGCTGTGGAAGCGGCTATCCGAGGTGGTGCGCGATACGCTCGACTCAGTGACGCTCGAGGAGCTCACCGAGCAAGCTAGGGAGTGCGCCGCTCTGGCCGGCGAGGGACCGGAGTAG
- a CDS encoding sugar phosphate isomerase/epimerase, which yields MDINRISCCSYPMRDKEPEHVFRALSQAGYRKVDLWGRLPHFDVTDPSYDFDAVMKLSERYGVRIANIGSYCGGGFASDDEAEREKELADTRKVLDAAARCGARSVRSVLGRPEAPELLDRILPYYQRAAEYAEQKGIYMGVENHGGPVSGNPELLAEFFSRVGSKYTGVLYEPCNLMVAGVDYKQAFDTMKDHITHMHIKDCYPIEGKMRVVWLGTGLIDYRWVVASLEGIGYTGDYPIEYEVHDEPPEQGIGKWLDWFLKV from the coding sequence ATGGACATCAACCGCATATCCTGCTGCTCCTATCCCATGCGGGACAAGGAGCCCGAGCACGTCTTCCGCGCCTTGTCCCAGGCGGGCTACAGGAAGGTGGACCTCTGGGGGCGTCTGCCTCACTTCGACGTCACCGACCCCTCCTACGACTTCGACGCCGTCATGAAGCTGTCGGAGCGGTATGGGGTGAGGATCGCCAACATCGGCTCCTACTGCGGGGGCGGCTTCGCCAGCGACGACGAGGCGGAGCGAGAGAAGGAACTGGCGGATACCAGAAAGGTGCTGGACGCTGCCGCCCGTTGCGGCGCCCGATCGGTGCGTAGCGTGCTGGGTCGACCGGAGGCTCCCGAGCTACTGGACCGAATCCTGCCCTACTACCAGCGGGCCGCTGAGTACGCCGAGCAGAAGGGCATCTACATGGGAGTGGAGAACCACGGCGGCCCCGTGAGCGGCAACCCCGAGTTGCTGGCCGAGTTCTTCAGCCGGGTGGGCAGCAAGTACACCGGCGTTCTCTACGAGCCCTGCAACCTCATGGTGGCCGGGGTGGACTACAAGCAGGCCTTCGACACCATGAAGGACCACATCACCCACATGCACATCAAGGACTGCTACCCCATCGAGGGCAAGATGCGGGTGGTGTGGCTGGGCACCGGCCTCATTGACTACCGCTGGGTGGTGGCATCGCTGGAGGGCATCGGCTATACGGGCGACTACCCCATTGAATACGAAGTGCACGACGAGCCCCCCGAGCAGGGCATCGGCAAGTGGCTGGACTGGTTCCTGAAGGTATAG
- a CDS encoding amino acid permease yields the protein MGEGNQLVRRLGLAQTTGIALGAMIGAGVYVSLGEAAATTGGSLVLAVVIGALVAMLNGLSSAELGATDPRAGGAYEFGREFLRPWVGFLAGWVFLLAAVAAGTTYALTFAAYLQPLMGVPVRWVGPALIFLGVLLNAAGVRVSATANLALVGFSLAVLVAFVALTLPAFRLPALQPFLAGGAVGLLQAGALLFFAYSGYARPVTVAEEVKGPRSTLPKAVVAAVAVTLALYLAVAAGGLGALGADGFGEADAPLRQAVAVTGPAFAPTLLSAGALVASVTVLLTEIWGLSRLTFAMARGGDLPGWLAHLSGEDRIPRRAVLVVGAVLLVLASVLDLRPALEASSLGLLVYYGIMNLSALQLGPGERLYPRIIPALGAVSCALLALSLPAHTILVVTATAAVGMVYYALRRW from the coding sequence GTGGGCGAAGGTAATCAACTGGTGCGCAGATTGGGTCTAGCCCAGACGACCGGGATCGCTCTGGGAGCCATGATCGGGGCGGGTGTCTACGTCTCCCTGGGCGAGGCTGCCGCCACCACCGGGGGGTCGCTGGTCCTGGCCGTGGTCATCGGCGCCCTGGTGGCCATGCTGAACGGCCTCAGCTCCGCCGAGTTAGGAGCCACGGATCCCCGCGCCGGCGGAGCCTACGAGTTCGGGCGCGAATTCCTCCGTCCCTGGGTAGGGTTCCTGGCCGGCTGGGTCTTCCTCCTCGCCGCCGTCGCTGCCGGGACCACCTATGCCCTCACCTTCGCCGCCTACCTCCAACCGCTGATGGGCGTTCCGGTGCGCTGGGTGGGGCCGGCGCTGATCTTCCTGGGCGTGCTGCTCAACGCCGCGGGAGTGCGCGTGTCCGCCACGGCCAATCTGGCTCTGGTGGGCTTCAGTCTGGCGGTCCTGGTCGCGTTCGTAGCTCTGACGCTACCCGCCTTCCGGCTTCCTGCACTGCAGCCCTTCCTGGCCGGCGGCGCGGTCGGGTTGTTGCAGGCCGGGGCGCTCCTCTTCTTCGCCTACTCCGGCTACGCCCGGCCGGTGACCGTGGCCGAAGAGGTCAAGGGGCCGCGCTCTACCCTCCCCAAGGCCGTGGTGGCGGCCGTCGCCGTGACCCTGGCTCTCTACCTGGCTGTGGCCGCCGGTGGCCTGGGCGCCCTGGGCGCAGACGGCTTCGGCGAGGCCGATGCCCCTCTGCGCCAGGCCGTGGCCGTCACTGGCCCCGCCTTCGCTCCCACCCTCTTGTCGGCGGGGGCCCTGGTCGCCAGTGTCACCGTCCTGCTCACGGAGATCTGGGGCCTCTCCCGCTTGACCTTCGCCATGGCCCGCGGCGGCGACTTACCGGGCTGGCTGGCCCACCTGTCGGGCGAGGACCGCATCCCGCGCCGGGCCGTCCTGGTCGTGGGCGCGGTGCTCTTGGTCCTGGCCAGCGTGCTGGACCTCCGGCCGGCGCTGGAGGCCAGCAGTCTGGGGCTGCTGGTCTACTACGGCATCATGAACTTGTCCGCCCTCCAGCTGGGACCGGGAGAGCGGCTCTACCCTCGCATCATCCCGGCGTTGGGGGCGGTCTCCTGTGCCCTGCTGGCCCTATCGCTGCCGGCACACACCATTCTGGTCGTGACGGCGACGGCCGCGGTGGGCATGGTGTACTACGCACTGCGACGATGGTAA
- a CDS encoding ABC transporter permease subunit, whose protein sequence is MQRGNLRGGWVGLLLVLGVFGVLLPYQSGRSWVDSPLALVYWAWLPLFLVISVVADSFAGERERHTLEALLATRLSDGAILLGKVVAAVAYGWGLTMIAVILGLITVNLFHGEGELVLYGPLAAVSIPVITLLASLLAASAGVLVSLRASSVRQAAQTLSIAVMILLFVPLFGFQLLPPEWQTRLATGLADAKPTAIVVGAVAVLGLLDAGLLAAARARFRRARLIL, encoded by the coding sequence ATGCAGCGGGGCAACCTGCGAGGTGGGTGGGTGGGCCTGCTGCTGGTGCTGGGAGTCTTCGGCGTGCTCCTCCCCTATCAGAGTGGCCGCAGCTGGGTGGATTCGCCTCTGGCGCTGGTCTACTGGGCCTGGCTCCCCCTCTTCCTGGTCATCAGCGTGGTGGCGGATTCGTTCGCCGGCGAACGGGAGCGACACACTCTGGAGGCTCTGCTGGCCACCCGTCTGTCGGATGGGGCCATACTCCTGGGTAAAGTGGTGGCCGCGGTGGCATACGGCTGGGGCTTGACCATGATCGCCGTGATCCTGGGCCTAATCACAGTGAACCTGTTTCACGGCGAGGGAGAGCTGGTGCTCTACGGCCCGCTGGCGGCGGTGAGCATTCCCGTCATCACCTTGCTGGCCTCACTGCTGGCCGCCAGCGCGGGCGTGTTGGTCTCGCTGCGGGCGTCCTCCGTGCGCCAGGCGGCTCAAACGCTCAGCATCGCCGTCATGATCCTGCTCTTCGTGCCCCTCTTCGGCTTTCAGCTCCTGCCTCCGGAGTGGCAGACCAGGTTGGCCACCGGCCTGGCCGACGCCAAGCCGACGGCAATAGTGGTAGGGGCGGTGGCCGTGCTGGGGCTTCTCGATGCTGGGCTGCTGGCGGCCGCCCGGGCGCGGTTCAGGCGGGCGAGGCTGATCCTGTAG
- a CDS encoding amidohydrolase family protein → MIIDFHTHVGNFGRTRQEDRDPVTFENLIARLDDEGIDKAVLLPVYASPDAIYPGFIIEPRMSMHDQVVDASRYPERIIPFGNLDPRWAGSALQGSFSAFLDWYQEQGCRGIGEVTANLPFDDPRVISMFRQAGARRLPVVFHGVGFGPGTYGLQDEPGSPRLERLLREAPQTVIVGHGPGFWAEIGAGITPEDKMGYPSGPIAEEGSLPRLLRRYPNLYCDMSAGSGYRALTRDREFGIRFLQEFEDQVLFATDVTSNSPQARTDHLGLLQRLRDEGSLTQEAFDKIAGGNAMRILGM, encoded by the coding sequence TTGATCATAGACTTCCACACGCACGTGGGGAACTTCGGCCGTACCCGTCAGGAAGACAGGGACCCAGTCACGTTCGAGAACCTGATCGCCCGTCTGGACGACGAGGGCATAGACAAAGCGGTGCTGCTGCCCGTCTACGCCTCGCCTGACGCCATCTATCCGGGCTTCATCATCGAGCCGCGCATGTCCATGCACGACCAGGTGGTGGACGCCAGCCGTTACCCGGAGCGGATCATCCCCTTTGGGAACCTGGACCCTCGCTGGGCCGGCAGTGCTCTGCAGGGCAGCTTCAGTGCCTTCCTGGACTGGTACCAGGAGCAGGGCTGTCGCGGCATCGGCGAGGTGACCGCCAACTTGCCCTTCGATGACCCGAGAGTGATCTCCATGTTCCGCCAGGCGGGCGCGCGACGCCTGCCGGTGGTCTTCCACGGGGTGGGCTTTGGCCCCGGTACCTACGGTCTGCAGGACGAACCGGGCTCTCCTCGGTTGGAGAGGCTACTCCGGGAGGCGCCGCAGACGGTCATCGTCGGCCACGGCCCCGGATTCTGGGCCGAAATCGGCGCTGGGATCACACCGGAAGACAAGATGGGCTACCCCTCGGGGCCCATCGCAGAGGAAGGGTCTCTGCCCAGGCTGTTACGCCGGTATCCCAACCTCTATTGCGACATGTCCGCCGGCAGCGGGTACCGGGCGCTGACGCGCGACCGCGAGTTCGGCATCCGCTTCCTGCAGGAGTTCGAGGATCAGGTGCTCTTCGCCACTGACGTCACCAGCAACAGCCCGCAGGCCCGCACCGATCACCTGGGCCTGCTTCAGCGACTGCGGGACGAGGGCAGCCTCACTCAGGAGGCGTTCGACAAGATCGCGGGCGGCAACGCCATGAGGATCCTGGGGATGTGA
- a CDS encoding Gfo/Idh/MocA family oxidoreductase produces MAARLKAGVIGLGILGSKHVEALRANPSVDVVAVADIRREAADDVAAGAGAQAYDDYRRMLQEHRLDLVVVATPDPLHREPAVAALEAGVPNLILEKPLATSREDAAAICDKVEERGARLFINFANRAGSMDVATRYVVQEGLLGRVVYGEVRLDDNISVPTAMWGARTREWAGGSSTAHFLLSHVVDLLRWYMAPAEVTDVYAISQREVLKYTPDLYDAYLTFNSGARVRVKAEWIRHMDELVEFYISLSGAQGTLIYNKRPGFGGSPGWRANLKADLTPEAALTHQQHLLAAGANVGVLLHRPTPTTGHLAAGGGRLVPAFEFRGESLAHPTVLVEHFVNAILEDTLTPSSASHLGPLPNHVDGWKQTAVVAAIVESAEAGRPVTVMQ; encoded by the coding sequence GTGGCCGCCAGACTGAAGGCCGGCGTGATCGGGCTGGGAATCCTGGGAAGCAAACACGTGGAGGCTCTGCGGGCGAACCCGTCGGTGGACGTGGTCGCTGTGGCGGACATACGGCGCGAAGCGGCCGACGACGTGGCCGCCGGTGCCGGCGCTCAAGCGTATGATGACTACCGTCGGATGCTTCAGGAGCATCGCCTGGACCTGGTAGTGGTGGCCACGCCGGACCCGCTGCACCGTGAGCCGGCAGTGGCGGCTCTGGAGGCTGGGGTGCCCAACCTCATCCTGGAAAAGCCTCTGGCCACCAGCCGTGAGGACGCGGCCGCCATCTGCGACAAGGTGGAGGAGCGCGGCGCTCGGTTGTTCATCAACTTTGCCAATCGAGCGGGGTCCATGGACGTGGCAACCCGGTACGTGGTACAGGAAGGCCTGCTGGGGAGGGTCGTCTATGGCGAGGTGCGGCTGGATGACAACATCAGCGTCCCCACCGCCATGTGGGGGGCCCGCACCCGGGAGTGGGCCGGAGGCTCCTCTACCGCCCACTTCCTGCTCAGCCACGTGGTAGACCTCCTGCGCTGGTATATGGCCCCCGCTGAAGTGACCGACGTGTACGCCATCTCGCAGCGGGAGGTGCTCAAGTACACCCCCGATCTCTATGATGCCTACCTGACCTTCAATAGCGGGGCCCGGGTGCGGGTGAAGGCAGAGTGGATCCGGCACATGGACGAGTTGGTGGAGTTCTACATCAGCCTCTCGGGAGCTCAGGGCACCCTCATCTACAACAAGCGGCCCGGCTTCGGCGGCTCGCCAGGCTGGCGGGCCAACCTGAAGGCGGACCTGACCCCAGAGGCAGCGCTCACCCACCAACAGCACCTCCTGGCGGCAGGAGCCAACGTGGGGGTGCTCCTGCACCGGCCCACTCCCACAACGGGGCATCTGGCTGCCGGCGGTGGCCGGCTTGTGCCTGCCTTCGAATTCCGGGGTGAATCGCTGGCCCATCCCACGGTGCTGGTGGAACACTTCGTGAACGCCATCCTGGAGGACACCCTGACGCCGTCCAGCGCCTCCCACCTCGGCCCCCTGCCCAACCACGTGGACGGCTGGAAGCAGACCGCGGTCGTGGCCGCCATCGTGGAGTCAGCCGAGGCTGGCCGCCCGGTGACGGTGATGCAGTAA
- a CDS encoding LysM peptidoglycan-binding domain-containing protein gives MEKPLKVTPRACLLIAIAVALVACVPVTPTPETAATSTATTVPTDTPTAPPPEPIVYTVVRGDNLSRIARSFGVSVQDLIEVNQIANPDRIEVGQTLIIATLTSTPESSPTPVEPSPTPTELPTATSTPTASPTITPSATATATATSTATATATATGTSTPTAVPTPTETPVPPTSTATATATATVTSTATPAPTATPVPPTATATAAATSTATAAPTATAVPSGAAVNGTPEDEALAAAMLEALAIYDIRRVVIVDARDQGGARVAIGTLYLTLEQEESEENLRLPLGAIFITAYQVALAAGAEADLDSVAVVIATSQGNAAALIGARLPDISKFLQGELDEAQFVSRWVVREF, from the coding sequence CTGGAGAAGCCTCTCAAGGTGACGCCTAGAGCCTGCCTGCTCATTGCGATCGCCGTTGCCCTAGTGGCGTGTGTCCCGGTCACGCCGACACCGGAGACGGCCGCAACGTCCACCGCTACGACCGTCCCCACCGACACCCCAACGGCTCCTCCCCCCGAGCCCATCGTCTACACGGTGGTCCGGGGGGACAACCTGAGCCGCATTGCTCGGTCGTTCGGCGTGTCGGTGCAGGATCTGATCGAGGTCAACCAGATCGCGAATCCCGACCGGATCGAGGTAGGCCAGACCCTGATCATTGCCACTCTGACGTCGACGCCAGAGAGCTCTCCCACCCCCGTCGAGCCCTCTCCCACGCCGACGGAGCTGCCCACGGCGACCAGCACGCCGACAGCGTCGCCCACCATCACGCCCTCGGCGACGGCTACCGCCACGGCAACGAGCACCGCAACCGCTACGGCCACAGCCACCGGGACTAGCACGCCGACGGCGGTTCCCACTCCTACGGAGACGCCCGTCCCGCCTACCTCGACCGCCACGGCGACGGCTACGGCCACCGTGACTAGCACTGCTACCCCCGCTCCAACGGCGACGCCGGTCCCGCCCACGGCGACGGCTACGGCTGCCGCGACCAGCACTGCTACCGCCGCTCCAACGGCGACGGCCGTACCTTCTGGCGCAGCCGTGAACGGCACTCCGGAGGACGAGGCGCTGGCGGCAGCTATGCTGGAGGCGCTAGCGATCTACGACATCCGTAGGGTGGTGATCGTGGACGCTCGGGACCAGGGTGGGGCTCGAGTGGCCATCGGCACTCTCTACCTTACGCTGGAGCAGGAGGAGAGCGAGGAGAACCTTCGCTTGCCCCTGGGGGCCATATTCATCACCGCCTACCAGGTGGCCCTCGCAGCCGGGGCCGAGGCAGACCTCGACAGCGTAGCGGTAGTGATCGCGACCTCGCAGGGAAACGCCGCCGCCCTGATAGGGGCCCGCTTGCCGGACATCTCCAAGTTCCTGCAGGGGGAGCTAGACGAGGCTCAGTTCGTCTCCCGCTGGGTGGTGAGGGAGTTCTAG